The Vibrio marisflavi CECT 7928 region TTCAGGTCAGAGTGCCCCAGCAGCTCGCGAACAGTATTTAAGTCCACGCCTGCCATAACAAGCTTGCTTGCAAAGTGATGCCTCAAATCGTGAAAGCGGAAGTTTTCAATGCCCGACTCCTTCATTAATCGTAACCAAGGTTTTTTGACATCGGTTAAAGGTATGTTTTGAGAAATAAACACGTGCTCAGCTTCAGGGTTTTGGCTGCGCCATGTGGTTAAAACATCAAGTATTGTGTCATTGAGTGGAATGGTTCGTCTTTTCTTTGATTTTGCATTTTCTGCTCTAACCGTCAGGTAGCGTTGTTCGAACCACACATCATTCCATGTTAGAGATAGCAACTCGCCTTTACGGACTCCGGTATGCATTGCGGTTAGAATTAGCGGTTCAATGTAGTCAACAAAGCGCAAGCCATCAAAACTAGGATACTGTCTTCGTGCTGAACGGTGTTTGTTACCAGAGATTCGGTTGTCTCGAATGCGTTGGTCTCGGTCTTTAATAGCCTGAAAAAGAGCTGCTTCTTCTTGGTTAGAAAGGTAGCGAGTGCGAGTATTATCCTCTCTCGTAACTTTGATTTTATCTAAGTTATGGGAGTCGATAACATCCCATTCAACAGCTCGGTTTAGCGCAGCTTTTAAACGACCAAGAGAATAATTGATTGTTGATGTCGCTCTGCCTAACTTACGCCTTTCCGCTACCCACTTTTGAATTTCCCAAGCGTTAATATCCGCAATATTTTTATCGAGTAAAAAAGCGAAGCTACTGATTATGTTTCTATATGCTTTATAGGCAGTTTTTGGGTTCAAACCATTTAAGTATGGTAAGTAATCCTTTTCTAAGAACGTACGTAGTTTGAGGTTCTCCCTCATTGTATGGCGCTTCGATTCTTTCTTTAACAACTGTACATCTTTGCCACTCGCCACCAATCCAGCAGCTTCTTTTGCTAGATCTCTGGCTTGAACAGGTGTGAGTGATTTAGCCGAACCAAGTAGGTAGTTGCACTGGATACCTTTGAGGCGATAATAGAGATAGTATTTAATGAGGCCGTTTTTTGAAATCCGAGCATGAAAACCGGATACTTCGGTATCGTTCATGCGCCCGTCTTCCACTCTAAAATTCTTAATAGAGTTTATTGTGATTTTCTGTTTAATCGCCATTCATACCCACCCGAGACTGCCAATTTCTGTGTAGCAAATATGTAGCAGATTGAATGTTAAAACACGAAAATCGGCGAACCGGAATGAACAAACAAAATGAACATATCTTATTGAATTAAATAACATAATAGCACATTTTTGTGCATGGGTGTTTATGGCTAAATAACGCTTTTTCATGCTCCTAAGGGGCAGGTCATAGGTTCGAATCCTATCGGGAGCGCCAT contains the following coding sequences:
- a CDS encoding site-specific integrase, yielding MAIKQKITINSIKNFRVEDGRMNDTEVSGFHARISKNGLIKYYLYYRLKGIQCNYLLGSAKSLTPVQARDLAKEAAGLVASGKDVQLLKKESKRHTMRENLKLRTFLEKDYLPYLNGLNPKTAYKAYRNIISSFAFLLDKNIADINAWEIQKWVAERRKLGRATSTINYSLGRLKAALNRAVEWDVIDSHNLDKIKVTREDNTRTRYLSNQEEAALFQAIKDRDQRIRDNRISGNKHRSARRQYPSFDGLRFVDYIEPLILTAMHTGVRKGELLSLTWNDVWFEQRYLTVRAENAKSKKRRTIPLNDTILDVLTTWRSQNPEAEHVFISQNIPLTDVKKPWLRLMKESGIENFRFHDLRHHFASKLVMAGVDLNTVRELLGHSDLKMTLRYAHLAPEHKAAAVSMIG